The following proteins are co-located in the Malus sylvestris chromosome 13, drMalSylv7.2, whole genome shotgun sequence genome:
- the LOC126595843 gene encoding glycine-rich cell wall structural protein-like isoform X34 — translation MPACTTINIRCSSPMFIKPNSSRSPLPIYRSLFNLFIIWGNMGKYSKYVGLFAVMFVVVLAIVECRKIEKETFSEGLGGGLGGGAGGGGGIGGGGGGFGGGAGGGGGGGVGGGSGGGVGGGGGKGGGVGGGSGGGAGGGSGGGVGGGKGGGVGGGSGGGVGGGAGGGGGVGGGAGGGGGVGGGVGGGRGGGVGGGVGGGRGGGVGGGVGGGKGGGGGVGEGAGGGKGGGGGVGGGAGGGKGGGGGVSGGAGGGKGGGGGVGGGVGGGIGGGRGGGAGGGVGGGGGVGGGAGGGKGGGGGVGGGVGGGIGGGRGGGAGGGVGGGGGVGGGAGGGIGGGIGGGAGGGVDGGGGSGGGVGGGGGVGGGAGGGFGGGVGGGVGGVGGGGGAGGGAGGGFGGGAGGGVGGGVGGGAGGGIGGGY, via the exons ATGCCTGCTTGCACCACTATAAATATTCGATGCTCGTCACCGATGTTTATCAAACCAAACAGTTCACGATCCCCGCTTCCTATATATCGATCTCTCTTTAACTTATTTATTATTTGGGGAAACATGGGGAAGTATTCTAAGTATGTTGGGTTGTTTGCTGTGATGTTTGTAGTGGTGCTAGCAATAGTTGAGTGTCGTAAGATTGAGAAAGAAACATTTTCAGAAGGCCTAGGAGGTGGTTTGGGTGGTGGGGCTGGCGGAGGTGGTGGAattggaggtggaggtggtggaTTTGGAGGTGGTGCTGGGGGTGGTGGAGGAGGTGGAGTTGGTGGTGGAAGTGGAGGTGGTGTTGGTGGGGGAGGTGGCAAAGGTGGCGGCGTAGGAGGTGGATCCGGGGGTGGTGCTGGAGGTGGAAGTGGAGGTGGTGTTGGTGGTGGCAAAGGCGGCGGTGTAGGAGGTGGATCTGGGGGTGGTGTTGGAGGAGGAGCTGGCGGAGGAGGTGGTGTTGGAGGCGGAGCTGGTGGGGGAGGTGGTGTTGGAGGCGGTGTTGGTGGTGGAAGAGGGGGTGGTGTCGGAGGCGGAGTTGGTGGTGGAAGAGGAGGTGGTGTAGGCGGAGGTGTTGGCGGGGGCAAAGGTGGGGGAGGTGGTGTCGGCGAAGGTGCTGGTGGAGGCAAAGGTGGCGGAGGTGGTGTAGGCGGAG GTGCTGGCGGGGGCAAAGGTGGGGGAGGTGGTGTCAGTGGAGGTGCTGGTGGAGGCAAAGGTGGGGGAGGTGGTGTAGGTGGAGGTGTTGGTGGAGGCATTGGGGGCGGCAGAGGTGGTGGTGCTGGAGGAGGAGTTGGCGGCGGAGGTGGTGTAGGTGGAGGTGCCGGTGGAGGCAAAGGTGGGGGAGGTGGTGTAGGCGGAG GTGTTGGTGGAGGCATTGGGGGTGGCAGAGGTGGTGGTGCTGGAGGAGGAGTTGGCGGCGGAGGTGGTGTAGGTGGAG GTGCTGGTGGAGGCATTGGGGGAGGCATAGGTGGTGGTGCTGGAGGAGGAGTTGACGGCGGAGGTGGTTCTGGAGGAGGAGTTGGCGGTGGAGGTGGTGTAGGTGGAGGTGCTGGTGGAGGTTTTGGGGGTGGTGTAGGTGGTGGTGTTGGAGGAGTTGGCGGCGGAGGTGGTGCCGGTGGAGGTGCTGGTGGAGGCTTTGGTGGTGGTGCAGGTGGTGGTGTTGGAGGAGGAGTTGGTGGCGGTGCTGGTGGAGGAATTGGTGGTGGATATTAA
- the LOC126595843 gene encoding glycine-rich cell wall structural protein-like isoform X40: MFIKPNSSRSPLPIYRSLFNLFIIWGNMGKYSKYVGLFAVMFVVVLAIVECRKIEKETFSEGLGGGLGGGAGGGGGIGGGGGGFGGGAGGGGGGGVGGGSGGGVGGGGGKGGGVGGGSGGGAGGGSGGGVGGGKGGGVGGGSGGGVGGGAGGGGGVGGGAGGGGGVGGGVGGGRGGGVGGGVGGGRGGGVGGGVGGGKGGGGGVGEGAGGGKGGGGGVGGGAGGGKGGGGGVSGGAGGGKGGGGGVGGGVGGGIGGGRGGGAGGGVGGGGGVGGGAGGGKGGGGGVGGGAGGGKGGGGGVGGGAGGGIGGGIGGGAGGGVDGGGGSGGGVGGGGGVGGGAGGGFGGGVGGGVGGVGGGGGAGGGAGGGFGGGAGGGVGGGVGGGAGGGIGGGY; encoded by the exons ATGTTTATCAAACCAAACAGTTCACGATCCCCGCTTCCTATATATCGATCTCTCTTTAACTTATTTATTATTTGGGGAAACATGGGGAAGTATTCTAAGTATGTTGGGTTGTTTGCTGTGATGTTTGTAGTGGTGCTAGCAATAGTTGAGTGTCGTAAGATTGAGAAAGAAACATTTTCAGAAGGCCTAGGAGGTGGTTTGGGTGGTGGGGCTGGCGGAGGTGGTGGAattggaggtggaggtggtggaTTTGGAGGTGGTGCTGGGGGTGGTGGAGGAGGTGGAGTTGGTGGTGGAAGTGGAGGTGGTGTTGGTGGGGGAGGTGGCAAAGGTGGCGGCGTAGGAGGTGGATCCGGGGGTGGTGCTGGAGGTGGAAGTGGAGGTGGTGTTGGTGGTGGCAAAGGCGGCGGTGTAGGAGGTGGATCTGGGGGTGGTGTTGGAGGAGGAGCTGGCGGAGGAGGTGGTGTTGGAGGCGGAGCTGGTGGGGGAGGTGGTGTTGGAGGCGGTGTTGGTGGTGGAAGAGGGGGTGGTGTCGGAGGCGGAGTTGGTGGTGGAAGAGGAGGTGGTGTAGGCGGAGGTGTTGGCGGGGGCAAAGGTGGGGGAGGTGGTGTCGGCGAAGGTGCTGGTGGAGGCAAAGGTGGCGGAGGTGGTGTAGGCGGAG GTGCTGGCGGGGGCAAAGGTGGGGGAGGTGGTGTCAGTGGAGGTGCTGGTGGAGGCAAAGGTGGGGGAGGTGGTGTAGGTGGAGGTGTTGGTGGAGGCATTGGGGGCGGCAGAGGTGGTGGTGCTGGAGGAGGAGTTGGCGGCGGAGGTGGTGTAGGTGGAGGTGCCGGTGGAGGCAAAGGTGGGGGAGGTGGTGTAGGCGGAGGTGCTGGCGGGGGCAAAGGTGGGGGAG GTGGTGTTGGTGGAG GTGCTGGTGGAGGCATTGGGGGAGGCATAGGTGGTGGTGCTGGAGGAGGAGTTGACGGCGGAGGTGGTTCTGGAGGAGGAGTTGGCGGTGGAGGTGGTGTAGGTGGAGGTGCTGGTGGAGGTTTTGGGGGTGGTGTAGGTGGTGGTGTTGGAGGAGTTGGCGGCGGAGGTGGTGCCGGTGGAGGTGCTGGTGGAGGCTTTGGTGGTGGTGCAGGTGGTGGTGTTGGAGGAGGAGTTGGTGGCGGTGCTGGTGGAGGAATTGGTGGTGGATATTAA
- the LOC126595843 gene encoding glycine-rich cell wall structural protein-like isoform X50 has product MFIKPNSSRSPLPIYRSLFNLFIIWGNMGKYSKYVGLFAVMFVVVLAIVECRKIEKETFSEGLGGGLGGGAGGGGGIGGGGGGFGGGAGGGGGGGVGGGSGGGVGGGGGKGGGVGGGSGGGAGGGSGGGVGGGKGGGVGGGSGGGVGGGAGGGGGVGGGAGGGGGVGGGVGGGRGGGVGGGVGGGRGGGVGGGVGGGKGGGGGVGEGAGGGKGGGGGVGGGAGGGKGGGGGVSGGAGGGKGGGGGVGGGVGGGIGGGRGGGAGGGVGGGGGVGGGAGGGKGGGGGVGGGAGGGIGGGIGGGAGGGVDGGGGSGGGVGGGGGVGGGAGGGFGGGVGGGVGGVGGGGGAGGGAGGGFGGGAGGGVGGGVGGGAGGGIGGGY; this is encoded by the exons ATGTTTATCAAACCAAACAGTTCACGATCCCCGCTTCCTATATATCGATCTCTCTTTAACTTATTTATTATTTGGGGAAACATGGGGAAGTATTCTAAGTATGTTGGGTTGTTTGCTGTGATGTTTGTAGTGGTGCTAGCAATAGTTGAGTGTCGTAAGATTGAGAAAGAAACATTTTCAGAAGGCCTAGGAGGTGGTTTGGGTGGTGGGGCTGGCGGAGGTGGTGGAattggaggtggaggtggtggaTTTGGAGGTGGTGCTGGGGGTGGTGGAGGAGGTGGAGTTGGTGGTGGAAGTGGAGGTGGTGTTGGTGGGGGAGGTGGCAAAGGTGGCGGCGTAGGAGGTGGATCCGGGGGTGGTGCTGGAGGTGGAAGTGGAGGTGGTGTTGGTGGTGGCAAAGGCGGCGGTGTAGGAGGTGGATCTGGGGGTGGTGTTGGAGGAGGAGCTGGCGGAGGAGGTGGTGTTGGAGGCGGAGCTGGTGGGGGAGGTGGTGTTGGAGGCGGTGTTGGTGGTGGAAGAGGGGGTGGTGTCGGAGGCGGAGTTGGTGGTGGAAGAGGAGGTGGTGTAGGCGGAGGTGTTGGCGGGGGCAAAGGTGGGGGAGGTGGTGTCGGCGAAGGTGCTGGTGGAGGCAAAGGTGGCGGAGGTGGTGTAGGCGGAG GTGCTGGCGGGGGCAAAGGTGGGGGAGGTGGTGTCAGTGGAGGTGCTGGTGGAGGCAAAGGTGGGGGAGGTGGTGTAGGTGGAGGTGTTGGTGGAGGCATTGGGGGCGGCAGAGGTGGTGGTGCTGGAGGAGGAGTTGGCGGCGGAGGTGGTGTAGGTGGAGGTGCCGGTGGAGGCAAAGGTGGGGGAG GTGGTGTTGGTGGAG GTGCTGGTGGAGGCATTGGGGGAGGCATAGGTGGTGGTGCTGGAGGAGGAGTTGACGGCGGAGGTGGTTCTGGAGGAGGAGTTGGCGGTGGAGGTGGTGTAGGTGGAGGTGCTGGTGGAGGTTTTGGGGGTGGTGTAGGTGGTGGTGTTGGAGGAGTTGGCGGCGGAGGTGGTGCCGGTGGAGGTGCTGGTGGAGGCTTTGGTGGTGGTGCAGGTGGTGGTGTTGGAGGAGGAGTTGGTGGCGGTGCTGGTGGAGGAATTGGTGGTGGATATTAA
- the LOC126595843 gene encoding glycine-rich cell wall structural protein-like isoform X48, whose product MFIKPNSSRSPLPIYRSLFNLFIIWGNMGKYSKYVGLFAVMFVVVLAIVECRKIEKETFSEGLGGGLGGGAGGGGGIGGGGGGFGGGAGGGGGGGVGGGSGGGVGGGGGKGGGVGGGSGGGAGGGSGGGVGGGKGGGVGGGSGGGVGGGAGGGGGVGGGAGGGGGVGGGVGGGRGGGVGGGVGGGRGGGVGGGVGGGKGGGGGVGEGAGGGKGGGGGVGGGAGGGKGGGGGVSGGAGGGKGGGGGVGGGVGGGIGGGRGGGAGGGVGGGGGVGGGAGGGKGGGGGVGGGAGGGIGGGIGGGAGGGVDGGGGSGGGVGGGGGVGGGAGGGFGGGVGGGVGGVGGGGGAGGGAGGGFGGGAGGGVGGGVGGGAGGGIGGGY is encoded by the exons ATGTTTATCAAACCAAACAGTTCACGATCCCCGCTTCCTATATATCGATCTCTCTTTAACTTATTTATTATTTGGGGAAACATGGGGAAGTATTCTAAGTATGTTGGGTTGTTTGCTGTGATGTTTGTAGTGGTGCTAGCAATAGTTGAGTGTCGTAAGATTGAGAAAGAAACATTTTCAGAAGGCCTAGGAGGTGGTTTGGGTGGTGGGGCTGGCGGAGGTGGTGGAattggaggtggaggtggtggaTTTGGAGGTGGTGCTGGGGGTGGTGGAGGAGGTGGAGTTGGTGGTGGAAGTGGAGGTGGTGTTGGTGGGGGAGGTGGCAAAGGTGGCGGCGTAGGAGGTGGATCCGGGGGTGGTGCTGGAGGTGGAAGTGGAGGTGGTGTTGGTGGTGGCAAAGGCGGCGGTGTAGGAGGTGGATCTGGGGGTGGTGTTGGAGGAGGAGCTGGCGGAGGAGGTGGTGTTGGAGGCGGAGCTGGTGGGGGAGGTGGTGTTGGAGGCGGTGTTGGTGGTGGAAGAGGGGGTGGTGTCGGAGGCGGAGTTGGTGGTGGAAGAGGAGGTGGTGTAGGCGGAGGTGTTGGCGGGGGCAAAGGTGGGGGAGGTGGTGTCGGCGAAGGTGCTGGTGGAGGCAAAGGTGGCGGAGGTGGTGTAGGCGGAG GTGCTGGCGGGGGCAAAGGTGGGGGAGGTGGTGTCAGTGGAGGTGCTGGTGGAGGCAAAGGTGGGGGAGGTGGTGTAGGTGGAGGTGTTGGTGGAGGCATTGGGGGCGGCAGAGGTGGTGGTGCTGGAGGAGGAGTTGGCGGCGGAGGTGGTGTAGGTGGAGGTGCCGGTGGAGGCAAAGGTGGGGGAGGTGGTGTAGGCGGAG GTGCTGGTGGAGGCATTGGGGGAGGCATAGGTGGTGGTGCTGGAGGAGGAGTTGACGGCGGAGGTGGTTCTGGAGGAGGAGTTGGCGGTGGAGGTGGTGTAGGTGGAGGTGCTGGTGGAGGTTTTGGGGGTGGTGTAGGTGGTGGTGTTGGAGGAGTTGGCGGCGGAGGTGGTGCCGGTGGAGGTGCTGGTGGAGGCTTTGGTGGTGGTGCAGGTGGTGGTGTTGGAGGAGGAGTTGGTGGCGGTGCTGGTGGAGGAATTGGTGGTGGATATTAA
- the LOC126595843 gene encoding glycine-rich cell wall structural protein-like isoform X37 has product MFIKPNSSRSPLPIYRSLFNLFIIWGNMGKYSKYVGLFAVMFVVVLAIVECRKIEKETFSEGLGGGLGGGAGGGGGIGGGGGGFGGGAGGGGGGGVGGGSGGGVGGGGGKGGGVGGGSGGGAGGGSGGGVGGGKGGGVGGGSGGGVGGGAGGGGGVGGGAGGGGGVGGGVGGGRGGGVGGGVGGGRGGGVGGGVGGGKGGGGGVGEGAGGGKGGGGGVGGGAGGGKGGGGGVSGGAGGGKGGGGGVGGGVGGGIGGGRGGGAGGGVGGGGGVGGGAGGGKGGGGGVGGGAGGGKGGGGGVGGGAGGGIGGGRGGGAGGGVDGGGGSGGGVGGGGGVGGGAGGGFGGGVGGGVGGVGGGGGAGGGAGGGFGGGAGGGVGGGVGGGAGGGIGGGY; this is encoded by the exons ATGTTTATCAAACCAAACAGTTCACGATCCCCGCTTCCTATATATCGATCTCTCTTTAACTTATTTATTATTTGGGGAAACATGGGGAAGTATTCTAAGTATGTTGGGTTGTTTGCTGTGATGTTTGTAGTGGTGCTAGCAATAGTTGAGTGTCGTAAGATTGAGAAAGAAACATTTTCAGAAGGCCTAGGAGGTGGTTTGGGTGGTGGGGCTGGCGGAGGTGGTGGAattggaggtggaggtggtggaTTTGGAGGTGGTGCTGGGGGTGGTGGAGGAGGTGGAGTTGGTGGTGGAAGTGGAGGTGGTGTTGGTGGGGGAGGTGGCAAAGGTGGCGGCGTAGGAGGTGGATCCGGGGGTGGTGCTGGAGGTGGAAGTGGAGGTGGTGTTGGTGGTGGCAAAGGCGGCGGTGTAGGAGGTGGATCTGGGGGTGGTGTTGGAGGAGGAGCTGGCGGAGGAGGTGGTGTTGGAGGCGGAGCTGGTGGGGGAGGTGGTGTTGGAGGCGGTGTTGGTGGTGGAAGAGGGGGTGGTGTCGGAGGCGGAGTTGGTGGTGGAAGAGGAGGTGGTGTAGGCGGAGGTGTTGGCGGGGGCAAAGGTGGGGGAGGTGGTGTCGGCGAAGGTGCTGGTGGAGGCAAAGGTGGCGGAGGTGGTGTAGGCGGAG GTGCTGGCGGGGGCAAAGGTGGGGGAGGTGGTGTCAGTGGAGGTGCTGGTGGAGGCAAAGGTGGGGGAGGTGGTGTAGGTGGAGGTGTTGGTGGAGGCATTGGGGGCGGCAGAGGTGGTGGTGCTGGAGGAGGAGTTGGCGGCGGAGGTGGTGTAGGTGGAGGTGCCGGTGGAGGCAAAGGTGGGGGAG GTGGTGTTGGTGGAGGTGCTGGTGGAGGCAAAGGTGGAGGAGGTGGTGTAGGCGGAGGTGCTGGTGGAGGCATTGGGGGCGGCAGAG GTGGTGGTGCTGGAGGAGGAGTTGACGGCGGAGGTGGTTCTGGAGGAGGAGTTGGCGGTGGAGGTGGTGTAGGTGGAGGTGCTGGTGGAGGTTTTGGGGGTGGTGTAGGTGGTGGTGTTGGAGGAGTTGGCGGCGGAGGTGGTGCCGGTGGAGGTGCTGGTGGAGGCTTTGGTGGTGGTGCAGGTGGTGGTGTTGGAGGAGGAGTTGGTGGCGGTGCTGGTGGAGGAATTGGTGGTGGATATTAA
- the LOC126595843 gene encoding glycine-rich cell wall structural protein-like isoform X12 — protein MPACTTINIRCSSPMFIKPNSSRSPLPIYRSLFNLFIIWGNMGKYSKYVGLFAVMFVVVLAIVECRKIEKETFSEGLGGGLGGGAGGGGGIGGGGGGFGGGAGGGGGGGVGGGSGGGVGGGGGKGGGVGGGSGGGAGGGSGGGVGGGKGGGVGGGSGGGVGGGAGGGGGVGGGAGGGGGVGGGVGGGRGGGVGGGVGGGRGGGVGGGVGGGKGGGGGVGEGAGGGKGGGGGVGGGAGGGKGGGGGVSGGAGGGKGGGGGVGGGVGGGIGGGRGGGAGGGVGGGGGVGGGAGGGKGGGGGVGGGAGGGKGGGGGVGGGAGGGKGGGGGVGGGAGGGIGGGRGGGVGGGVGGGGGVGGGAGGGKGGGGGVGGGAGGGIGGGIGGGAGGGVDGGGGSGGGVGGGGGVGGGAGGGFGGGVGGGVGGVGGGGGAGGGAGGGFGGGAGGGVGGGVGGGAGGGIGGGY, from the exons ATGCCTGCTTGCACCACTATAAATATTCGATGCTCGTCACCGATGTTTATCAAACCAAACAGTTCACGATCCCCGCTTCCTATATATCGATCTCTCTTTAACTTATTTATTATTTGGGGAAACATGGGGAAGTATTCTAAGTATGTTGGGTTGTTTGCTGTGATGTTTGTAGTGGTGCTAGCAATAGTTGAGTGTCGTAAGATTGAGAAAGAAACATTTTCAGAAGGCCTAGGAGGTGGTTTGGGTGGTGGGGCTGGCGGAGGTGGTGGAattggaggtggaggtggtggaTTTGGAGGTGGTGCTGGGGGTGGTGGAGGAGGTGGAGTTGGTGGTGGAAGTGGAGGTGGTGTTGGTGGGGGAGGTGGCAAAGGTGGCGGCGTAGGAGGTGGATCCGGGGGTGGTGCTGGAGGTGGAAGTGGAGGTGGTGTTGGTGGTGGCAAAGGCGGCGGTGTAGGAGGTGGATCTGGGGGTGGTGTTGGAGGAGGAGCTGGCGGAGGAGGTGGTGTTGGAGGCGGAGCTGGTGGGGGAGGTGGTGTTGGAGGCGGTGTTGGTGGTGGAAGAGGGGGTGGTGTCGGAGGCGGAGTTGGTGGTGGAAGAGGAGGTGGTGTAGGCGGAGGTGTTGGCGGGGGCAAAGGTGGGGGAGGTGGTGTCGGCGAAGGTGCTGGTGGAGGCAAAGGTGGCGGAGGTGGTGTAGGCGGAG GTGCTGGCGGGGGCAAAGGTGGGGGAGGTGGTGTCAGTGGAGGTGCTGGTGGAGGCAAAGGTGGGGGAGGTGGTGTAGGTGGAGGTGTTGGTGGAGGCATTGGGGGCGGCAGAGGTGGTGGTGCTGGAGGAGGAGTTGGCGGCGGAGGTGGTGTAGGTGGAGGTGCCGGTGGAGGCAAAGGTGGGGGAGGTGGTGTAGGCGGAGGTGCTGGCGGGGGCAAAGGTGGGGGAGGTGGTGTAGGTGGAG GTGCTGGAGGGGGCAAAGGTGGGGGAGGTGGTGTTGGTGGAG GTGCTGGTGGAGGCATTGGGGGCGGCAGAGGTGGTGGTGTTGGAGGAGGAGTTGGCGGTGGAGGTGGTGTAGGTGGAGGTGCCGGTGGAGGCAAAGGTGGGGGAGGTGGTGTAGGCGGAGGTGCTGGTGGAGGCATTGGGGGAGGCATAGGTGGTGGTGCTGGAGGAGGAGTTGACGGCGGAGGTGGTTCTGGAGGAGGAGTTGGCGGTGGAGGTGGTGTAGGTGGAGGTGCTGGTGGAGGTTTTGGGGGTGGTGTAGGTGGTGGTGTTGGAGGAGTTGGCGGCGGAGGTGGTGCCGGTGGAGGTGCTGGTGGAGGCTTTGGTGGTGGTGCAGGTGGTGGTGTTGGAGGAGGAGTTGGTGGCGGTGCTGGTGGAGGAATTGGTGGTGGATATTAA
- the LOC126595843 gene encoding glycine-rich cell wall structural protein-like isoform X28: MPACTTINIRCSSPMFIKPNSSRSPLPIYRSLFNLFIIWGNMGKYSKYVGLFAVMFVVVLAIVECRKIEKETFSEGLGGGLGGGAGGGGGIGGGGGGFGGGAGGGGGGGVGGGSGGGVGGGGGKGGGVGGGSGGGAGGGSGGGVGGGKGGGVGGGSGGGVGGGAGGGGGVGGGAGGGGGVGGGVGGGRGGGVGGGVGGGRGGGVGGGVGGGKGGGGGVGEGAGGGKGGGGGVGGGAGGGKGGGGGVSGGAGGGKGGGGGVGGGVGGGIGGGRGGGAGGGVGGGGGVGGGAGGGKGGGGGVGGGVGGGIGGGRGGGAGGGVGGGGGVGGGAGGGKGGGGGVGGGAGGGIGGGRGGGAGGGVDGGGGSGGGVGGGGGVGGGAGGGFGGGVGGGVGGVGGGGGAGGGAGGGFGGGAGGGVGGGVGGGAGGGIGGGY; encoded by the exons ATGCCTGCTTGCACCACTATAAATATTCGATGCTCGTCACCGATGTTTATCAAACCAAACAGTTCACGATCCCCGCTTCCTATATATCGATCTCTCTTTAACTTATTTATTATTTGGGGAAACATGGGGAAGTATTCTAAGTATGTTGGGTTGTTTGCTGTGATGTTTGTAGTGGTGCTAGCAATAGTTGAGTGTCGTAAGATTGAGAAAGAAACATTTTCAGAAGGCCTAGGAGGTGGTTTGGGTGGTGGGGCTGGCGGAGGTGGTGGAattggaggtggaggtggtggaTTTGGAGGTGGTGCTGGGGGTGGTGGAGGAGGTGGAGTTGGTGGTGGAAGTGGAGGTGGTGTTGGTGGGGGAGGTGGCAAAGGTGGCGGCGTAGGAGGTGGATCCGGGGGTGGTGCTGGAGGTGGAAGTGGAGGTGGTGTTGGTGGTGGCAAAGGCGGCGGTGTAGGAGGTGGATCTGGGGGTGGTGTTGGAGGAGGAGCTGGCGGAGGAGGTGGTGTTGGAGGCGGAGCTGGTGGGGGAGGTGGTGTTGGAGGCGGTGTTGGTGGTGGAAGAGGGGGTGGTGTCGGAGGCGGAGTTGGTGGTGGAAGAGGAGGTGGTGTAGGCGGAGGTGTTGGCGGGGGCAAAGGTGGGGGAGGTGGTGTCGGCGAAGGTGCTGGTGGAGGCAAAGGTGGCGGAGGTGGTGTAGGCGGAG GTGCTGGCGGGGGCAAAGGTGGGGGAGGTGGTGTCAGTGGAGGTGCTGGTGGAGGCAAAGGTGGGGGAGGTGGTGTAGGTGGAGGTGTTGGTGGAGGCATTGGGGGCGGCAGAGGTGGTGGTGCTGGAGGAGGAGTTGGCGGCGGAGGTGGTGTAGGTGGAGGTGCCGGTGGAGGCAAAGGTGGGGGAGGTGGTGTAGGCGGAG GTGTTGGTGGAGGCATTGGGGGTGGCAGAGGTGGTGGTGCTGGAGGAGGAGTTGGCGGCGGAGGTGGTGTAGGTGGAGGTGCCGGTGGAGGCAAAGGTGGGGGAG GTGGTGTTGGTGGAG GTGCTGGTGGAGGCATTGGGGGCGGCAGAG GTGGTGGTGCTGGAGGAGGAGTTGACGGCGGAGGTGGTTCTGGAGGAGGAGTTGGCGGTGGAGGTGGTGTAGGTGGAGGTGCTGGTGGAGGTTTTGGGGGTGGTGTAGGTGGTGGTGTTGGAGGAGTTGGCGGCGGAGGTGGTGCCGGTGGAGGTGCTGGTGGAGGCTTTGGTGGTGGTGCAGGTGGTGGTGTTGGAGGAGGAGTTGGTGGCGGTGCTGGTGGAGGAATTGGTGGTGGATATTAA
- the LOC126595843 gene encoding glycine-rich cell wall structural protein-like isoform X18, translated as MPACTTINIRCSSPMFIKPNSSRSPLPIYRSLFNLFIIWGNMGKYSKYVGLFAVMFVVVLAIVECRKIEKETFSEGLGGGLGGGAGGGGGIGGGGGGFGGGAGGGGGGGVGGGSGGGVGGGGGKGGGVGGGSGGGAGGGSGGGVGGGKGGGVGGGSGGGVGGGAGGGGGVGGGAGGGGGVGGGVGGGRGGGVGGGVGGGRGGGVGGGVGGGKGGGGGVGEGAGGGKGGGGGVGGGAGGGKGGGGGVSGGAGGGKGGGGGVGGGVGGGIGGGRGGGAGGGVGGGGGVGGGAGGGKGGGGGVGGGVGGGIGGGRGGGAGGGVGGGGGVGGGAGGGKGGGGGVGGGAGGGKGGGGGVGGGAGGGIGGGRGGGAGGGVDGGGGSGGGVGGGGGVGGGAGGGFGGGVGGGVGGVGGGGGAGGGAGGGFGGGAGGGVGGGVGGGAGGGIGGGY; from the exons ATGCCTGCTTGCACCACTATAAATATTCGATGCTCGTCACCGATGTTTATCAAACCAAACAGTTCACGATCCCCGCTTCCTATATATCGATCTCTCTTTAACTTATTTATTATTTGGGGAAACATGGGGAAGTATTCTAAGTATGTTGGGTTGTTTGCTGTGATGTTTGTAGTGGTGCTAGCAATAGTTGAGTGTCGTAAGATTGAGAAAGAAACATTTTCAGAAGGCCTAGGAGGTGGTTTGGGTGGTGGGGCTGGCGGAGGTGGTGGAattggaggtggaggtggtggaTTTGGAGGTGGTGCTGGGGGTGGTGGAGGAGGTGGAGTTGGTGGTGGAAGTGGAGGTGGTGTTGGTGGGGGAGGTGGCAAAGGTGGCGGCGTAGGAGGTGGATCCGGGGGTGGTGCTGGAGGTGGAAGTGGAGGTGGTGTTGGTGGTGGCAAAGGCGGCGGTGTAGGAGGTGGATCTGGGGGTGGTGTTGGAGGAGGAGCTGGCGGAGGAGGTGGTGTTGGAGGCGGAGCTGGTGGGGGAGGTGGTGTTGGAGGCGGTGTTGGTGGTGGAAGAGGGGGTGGTGTCGGAGGCGGAGTTGGTGGTGGAAGAGGAGGTGGTGTAGGCGGAGGTGTTGGCGGGGGCAAAGGTGGGGGAGGTGGTGTCGGCGAAGGTGCTGGTGGAGGCAAAGGTGGCGGAGGTGGTGTAGGCGGAG GTGCTGGCGGGGGCAAAGGTGGGGGAGGTGGTGTCAGTGGAGGTGCTGGTGGAGGCAAAGGTGGGGGAGGTGGTGTAGGTGGAGGTGTTGGTGGAGGCATTGGGGGCGGCAGAGGTGGTGGTGCTGGAGGAGGAGTTGGCGGCGGAGGTGGTGTAGGTGGAGGTGCCGGTGGAGGCAAAGGTGGGGGAGGTGGTGTAGGCGGAG GTGTTGGTGGAGGCATTGGGGGTGGCAGAGGTGGTGGTGCTGGAGGAGGAGTTGGCGGCGGAGGTGGTGTAGGTGGAGGTGCCGGTGGAGGCAAAGGTGGGGGAG GTGGTGTTGGTGGAGGTGCTGGTGGAGGCAAAGGTGGAGGAGGTGGTGTAGGCGGAGGTGCTGGTGGAGGCATTGGGGGCGGCAGAG GTGGTGGTGCTGGAGGAGGAGTTGACGGCGGAGGTGGTTCTGGAGGAGGAGTTGGCGGTGGAGGTGGTGTAGGTGGAGGTGCTGGTGGAGGTTTTGGGGGTGGTGTAGGTGGTGGTGTTGGAGGAGTTGGCGGCGGAGGTGGTGCCGGTGGAGGTGCTGGTGGAGGCTTTGGTGGTGGTGCAGGTGGTGGTGTTGGAGGAGGAGTTGGTGGCGGTGCTGGTGGAGGAATTGGTGGTGGATATTAA